Proteins found in one Amphiura filiformis chromosome 14, Afil_fr2py, whole genome shotgun sequence genomic segment:
- the LOC140168918 gene encoding fibroblast growth factor receptor 3-like, with translation MVMEYMPHGNLRDFLILHSMKQDDETEVDQNECSQDGVILTDNQMVQFARDVANGMAFLARQEVIHRDLAARNVLIDANLTCKVSDFGLACHVTDLEMAKRFHHETPLPVRWMAPEALLRGIYSQMSDVWSFGVVMWEIASRGEKPYPGISAKDVVIFLKDGNKMVPPRSCEQKICNIMNSCWEETPDQRPKFEDLVEKFDNILDVEHDYLLLKFVH, from the exons ATGGTGATGGAATATATGCCTCATGGCAATCTGCGTGACTTTCTCATTCTGCATTCAATGAAACAAGACGACGAGACAGAAGTTGATCAAAATGAGTGCTCTCAAGATGGAGTTATTCTTACTGATAATCAAATGGTGCAATTTGCTCGTGATGTTGCCAATGGCATGGCATTCCTAGCAAGACAAGAG GTAATCCATCGTGACCTTGCGGCTCGTAATGTTCTAATAGACGCCAATCTCACATGTAAAGTATCAGATTTTGGTCTAGCCTGTCATGTTACAGATTTGGAGATGGCCAAACGGTTTCACCACGAG ACTCCATTACCAGTTCGCTGGATGGCTCCTGAAGCATTACTGAGGGGCATTTATTCCCAGATGTCTGATGTTTGGTCTTTTGGTGTCGTCATGTGGGAAATTGCATCTCGAG gagagaaaccttatccTGGTATATCAGCCAAAGATGTAGTTATTTTCCTGAAAGATGGAAACAAAATGGTACCACCTAGATCATGTGAACAGAAAAT ATGCAATATCATGAATTCTTGCTGGGAAGAAACACCAGATCAAAGGCCAAAATTCGAAGATTTAGTCGAAAAGTTTGACAACATTTTAGATGTAGAACAC GATTATCTTTTACTCAAGTTTGTTCATTGA